Genomic segment of Acetomicrobium thermoterrenum DSM 13490:
TCAGATATCCTGTAGCCCGTGCCAGGGCCCTGGTAATCGTTGGGGTCGTTGACGGCACTGTAAACTGTACCATCGCTGTCTATCCATGCAGATGTCTGCAAATAGTCTCCGGAAACCCGCTGGCGCATCATCATTACGATAGCTTCAGCTATATCTCTGAAACCCCTTTGAGCTAGTATTTTAACAATGTCAATGCCGTTTATACCCTCGTTCAAAAGCCTTTCCGCCGCCCTCAAGTCCTCAGTCACGTTTCTGTCCGGCAAATCTTTGCTGCCGTTAGCATAAGTTGCAGCTTCGACTTCGGCATCGGTTATAGGCGGAAATCCCAGCGCATCGTAAACGGCCTGGAGCGCTCTTGCAGCCTTATTGCGGACAGCGACTACTTCTTCTTCGGAGACAGGCTTATTACCGCCATCGACCTTGAAATCACGCTGAATAGCCAGATAATCGTCCATATCCTCAATATCCCAGTTGGAACCGGCAAACATGTTGTCGTAATTGGGTACGGCTGAATAACCGGAGAAGATGAGATCTGTCCCAGAGAAAAGCTGAGGTATGGTGCGTGCAGTTCGTCTCAAGTCCGAATGCGAGAAGGTCTGGTCGTTACCTGAAGCAACTTCCATATCAAGCGTAACGGTGATCAAGTTTTCTGCCGCAACGGCCCTTAAACCGCTTGGAACGGCTCCGGGAACTCCTATGCAGGAGATAGAGCCATTCTGCAGACCCTGCACTCCGGCGCCTTTGGTTATCATAACGCACCTGGTTTCAAGATATAGCATGCTTTTCCCCTCGGCTGCACCCATCTGAACCTCTGAACCGGTGCCGCTGGTGAAGCGCATTTTCAGCCCTCGACTTGCATAGGCAGATGCCAAAAAAGCTTTAGACCAAGGCGTATCGTCCCCGTCTATGAACACGCTTTCGGTGCCATATACGGATACCGTTTCAGCGTAACTCGTAAGCCCTCTCATTCCTATCTGCAGTTCGAAGGCCTCTTCAAGAGCGCATTGGGTGAGCACCCCTGGCCTGCCAGTCTGAGAACCTATCAGCAATGAGAGCGCGTTTAAAGGAGCATATCGATTCACGCCCACCGTTGTTTCCAGTTCCACAAATCCCCTCAGGGCTCCTTCTGCAGCATCGGCGGCAAGCTGGACAGGATGATCCTTTGCGCTCGTGATGTGAGCCTGGTTTGCAGGAGTCTTGCGGGATCTCATTTTGGATATGCCCATCATTATTTCAACGATGTTCAAACAGTCCATTACGTTGTTTATCTTGGCCGGCGTCAAACCCTGAAAGATTTTTGTGACTTCATTTCTCGATACATTGGGATCCACCAACATCTTCGCCAGTTCTAGATCACTTTTTGCCATGGCTTGCGGAGCTATCTCGATATCGATAGCATAATTAGCAATGAACTGTTCTATCATGTCGAAGTCATCGCGTTTTTTGCCATCCATTTCGGTAATTTTGCCGTTTTCGATCTTTATTGACGGAACTGGGTCCTTGGGGCTTCCCATTGCATAAAGTCCTACATCCACCCATTCGGCAATAAAACCGTCTTTATGTACCGGCCTATTGTTCAGTACTTCAAATCTTTTACTCTTCTTCTCAGCCAAT
This window contains:
- a CDS encoding propanediol/glycerol family dehydratase large subunit, whose amino-acid sequence is MAEKKSKRFEVLNNRPVHKDGFIAEWVDVGLYAMGSPKDPVPSIKIENGKITEMDGKKRDDFDMIEQFIANYAIDIEIAPQAMAKSDLELAKMLVDPNVSRNEVTKIFQGLTPAKINNVMDCLNIVEIMMGISKMRSRKTPANQAHITSAKDHPVQLAADAAEGALRGFVELETTVGVNRYAPLNALSLLIGSQTGRPGVLTQCALEEAFELQIGMRGLTSYAETVSVYGTESVFIDGDDTPWSKAFLASAYASRGLKMRFTSGTGSEVQMGAAEGKSMLYLETRCVMITKGAGVQGLQNGSISCIGVPGAVPSGLRAVAAENLITVTLDMEVASGNDQTFSHSDLRRTARTIPQLFSGTDLIFSGYSAVPNYDNMFAGSNWDIEDMDDYLAIQRDFKVDGGNKPVSEEEVVAVRNKAARALQAVYDALGFPPITDAEVEAATYANGSKDLPDRNVTEDLRAAERLLNEGINGIDIVKILAQRGFRDIAEAIVMMMRQRVSGDYLQTSAWIDSDGTVYSAVNDPNDYQGPGTGYRISEERWKEIKEIPWAIRPEDV